Proteins from one Salvelinus alpinus chromosome 34, SLU_Salpinus.1, whole genome shotgun sequence genomic window:
- the LOC139563419 gene encoding son of sevenless homolog 2-like isoform X2 has protein sequence MARSTVGLYFQVKHTRYRMTRSTVGLYFQVKHTRYRMARSTVGLYFQVTHTRYRMARSTVGLYFQVTHTRYRMARSTVGLYFQVTHTRYRMARPTVGLYFQSIAEGFKEAVQYVLPQLMMVPVYHCLHYFELLQQLQEHSEEQDDREGLKQAITALLNLQCSVERIYTKHLPRRKPGEPMYRLYSRQVRSKQLAIKRMNEIQKSIDGWEGKDIGQCCSAFILEGALLRAGAKHERHNFLFDGLMISCKANQSSRLPGSGSGAEFRLKEKFVLRKVRIVDREDSAELKHAFELVGKDENCVVFCARSAEEKGAWMAALVTLQYRSTLDRMLDTVLQHEEQAQPLRLPSPELYRFAVHDSEENIVFEDRVQSKTGIPIIKAGTVVKLIERLTYHMYADPNFVRTFLTTYRSFCKPQDLLRLLIDRIEIPEPEPTEADKQALWNGDQPMAAELQRFRREYVQPVQLRVLNVFRQWVEHHFYDFENDPELRGRLEEYISSILQLRGKSMRKWVESINKIIKRKMQTQSNGVSHNITFESPPPPIEWHISRLGQTDTFDLMTLHPIEIARQLTLLESELYRAVRPSELVGSVWTKEDKENNSPNLLRMIRHTTNLTLWFEKCIVEAENLDERVAVLTRVIEILQVFQELNNFNGVLEVVSAINSVPVYRLDHTFEAVPERKKRILEEAVELSQDHFKKYLAKLKSINPPCVPFFGIYLTNILKTEEGNPDFLKRHGKELINFSKRRKVAEITGEIQQYQNQPYCLKVQQDIKRFFENLNPMGSLGEKELSDYLFNKSQEIEPRNCKQPPRFPRKTLYPLKSPGIRPVRTSTSGTLKGHPVPLEREPPHKITFRSIAETEPEISSTAPTSPSTPTPPQSACSDLSSVFMEPDLYSVYGGSTSLCGHFISGGNSIFTSVLLPPSKFHSVSCGSLHQLGEELLRPPPLPPRRKDAFSEAKLSSRSNGPPAIPPRLPPPLPRIQPRAPVYNGPSDGPLPSPPPPPPRDPQPDTPPPVPQKPPEIFINYPLNLQPSPVGRFHWDFGSSPSSPGTPPGTPSPRVPRRSCLLSASQNSLCPLPLPIMAPPVPPRHNSSSQLPKLPPKTYKRELLPPPLQSLSLVESTEGSQ, from the exons tccATAGCTGAAGGTTTCAAGGAGGCGGTTCAGTACGTTCTGCCACAGCTCATGATGGTTCCTGTATACCACTGTTTGCACTACTTTGAACTACTGCAG CAGCTACAGGAGCACAGTGAGGAGCAGGATGACCGAGAAGGTCTGAAGCAGGCCATCACCGCTCTGCTCAACCTCCAGTGTAGCGTGGAACGCATCTACACCAAACATCTGCCCCGACGCAAGCCTGG tgaACCCATGTACCGTCTGTACAGCCGTCAGGTGCGCAGCAAGCAACTGGCCATCAAGAGGATGAACGAGATCCAGAAGAGCATCGATGGCTGGGAGGGGAAGGACATCGGCCAGTGCTGTTCCGCGTTCATCCTGGAGGGGGCGCTCCTCCGCGCCGGCGCCAAACACGAGCGACACAACTTCCTGTTTGACGGCCTCATGATCAGCTGTAAGGCCAATCAGAGCTCCCGACTCCCCGGTTCCGGAAGCGGGGCGGAGTTTCGTCTCAAGGAGAAGTTCGTCCTACGGAAAGTCCGCATCGTGGACCGCGAGGACTCGGCGGAGTTAAAACATGCCTTCGAACTCGTCGGTAAAGACGAGAACTGTGTGGTGTTCTGCGCTCGCTCGGCGGAGGAGAAGGGGGCGTGGATGGCGGCGCTGGTCACCCTGCAGTACCGCTCCACACTGGACCGTATGCTGGACACGGTTCTACAGCATGAGGAGCAGGCCcagcccctccgcctgccctcccCGGAGCTTTACCGCTTCGCTGTGCACGACTCCGAGGAGAACATCGTGTTTGAGGACCGTGTCCAGAGCAAGACTGGGATACCTATTATTAAGGCTGGGACGGTGGTCAAGCTTATAGAGAGGCTCACATACCACATGTACGCTGATCCCAACTTTGTACGCACTTTTCTGACCACCTACCGGTCATTCTGCAAGCCCCAGGATCTCCTGAGGCTGTTGATAGACAG GATTGAGATCCCTGAGCCAGAACCCACAGAGGCAGACAAACAGGCTCTATGGAATGGGGATCAGCCAATGGCTGCAGAGCTACAGAGGTTCCGCAGGGAGTACGTCCAACCCGTCCAACTCCG ggtTCTGAATGTGTTCCGTCAGTGGGTGGAGCATCATTTCTATGACTTTGAGAACGACCCCGAGCTACGAGGCCGACTGGAGGAATACATCAGCAGCATCCTACAACTCCGAG GCAAGTCTATGAGGAAGTGGGTGGAGTCCATCAACAAGATCATCAAGAGGAAGATGCAGACTCAGTCCAACGGGGTCAGTCACAACATCACCTTCGAGAGCCCGCCGCCGCCCATCGAGTGGCACATCAGCCGTCTGGGCCAGACGGACACCTTTGACCTCATGACCCTTCACCCCATAGAGATCGCCCGCCAGCTCACCCTGCTTGAGTCTGAACTCTACAG GGCTGTGAGGCCGTCTGAGCTGGTGGGGAGTGTCTGGACCAAAGAGGACAAGGAGAATAACTCTCCCAACCTGCTGAGGATGATCCGTCACACCACCAACCTCACGCTGTGGTTCGAGAA gtgtATTGTGGAAGCAGAGAACCTGGATGAGAGAGTAGCAGTGTTAACCCGGGTCATTGAGATCCTGCAGGTGTTTCAGGAGCTCAACAACTTCAACGGTGTTCTGGAGGTGGTCTCTGCCATCAACTCTGTCCCCGTCTACCGGCTCGACCACACCTTCGag GCGGTCCccgagaggaagaagaggatccTAGAGGAAGCAGTGGAACTGAGCCAGGACCATTTCAAGAAGTACCTGGCCAAACTCAAGTCCATTAACCCGCCCTGTGTGCCTTTCTTTG GTATCTACCTGACCAACATCCTGAAGACAGAGGAGGGGAACCCCGACTTCCTGAAGAGACACGGCAAAGAGCTGATCAACTTCAGTAAGAGGAGGAAAGTAGCGGAAATCACAGGAGAGATACAGCAGTACCAGAACCAGCCTTACTGTCTCAAGGTCCAGCAGGACATCAAG AGGTTTTTTGAGAACCTGAACCCGATGGGCAGTCTGGGTGAGAAGGAGCTCTCGGACTATCTGTTCAACAAGTCTCAGGAGATTGAGCCTCGCAACTGCAAACAGCCGCCCCGATTC cccAGGAAGACCCTGTACCCTCTGAAGTCCCCGGGGATCCGGCCGGTGCGTACCTCTACGTCAGGGACCCTGAAGGGCCACCCCGTACCCCTGGAGAGAGAGCCCCCCCACAAGATCACCTTCAGGAGCATCGCTGAGACGGAGCCTGAGATCTCTTCCACAGCCCCCACCTCACCCAGCACCCCTACGCCCCCGCAGTCTGCCTGCTCAGACCTCAGCTCTGTCTTCATGGAGCCAGACCTCTATAGTGTCTATG GTGGCTCAACTTCTCTATGTGGCCATTTTATATCCGGTGGAAACTCCATATTCACTTCTGTTCTCCTCCCACCCTCAA AGTTCCACTCAGTATCGTGTGGAAGCCTTCACCAGCTAGGAGAAGAGTTACTCAGACCTCCTCCACTTCCCCCTCGCAGAAAGGATGCTTTCTCTGAggccaag ttgagttcCAGGTCCAACGGGCCCCCAGCCATCCCCCCCAGactgccccctcctctccccaggaTCCAGCCCCGCGCCCCAGTCTACAATGGCCCCAGCGACGGCCCCCTCCCCAGccccccacctccaccaccccGGGACCCCCAGCCAGACACGCCTCCCCCCGTCCCCCAGAAGCCACCAGAGATCTTCATTAACTACCCCCTGAACCTTCAACCCTCCCCCGTCGGCCGCTTCCACTGGGATTTTGGCAGTTCCCCCTCGTCCCCTGGAACGCCCCCGGGTACCCCCTCGCCCCGCGTCCCCCGACGGAGCTGCCTGCTCAGCGCCAGCCAGAACAGTCTCTGCCCGCTCCCCCTGCCCATCATGGCGCCACCTGTACCTCCCCGCCACAACTCCTCCTCCCAGCTCCCCAAACTTCCCCCAAAGACCTACAAGAGGGAGCTGTTGCCACCCCCTTTACAGAGCCTCTCATTGGTGGAGAGCACAGAGGGTAGCCAATGA